AGGGAGGAATTACCAAAGAGTGAAATTTCCAGACATGAACTTATGTCCTCAACTGCTTTTAGCGCAACCGGGACGGTTGCGCTACCAGATAAATTTCCTGTATATAAGATAGGAATCTATGTCTATCAGCCTCCTCAGTCAGAATTCGCCTCCGACGTGTCCAACCGACGTTGCACCGGGAAATCAGACCACGCCAGTAAATCAACCCTCTCAAAAATTATACGCCGAAGTGGTTGTCAATATCCCTTTAAATAAGGTGTTTCATTATAGCGTCCCACCTCACTTAAGAGAAACCCTTACCGTCGGGATGCGGGTAAGAATACCCTTTGGCAACAAAATAATGACTGGGTTTTGTGTCGGATTTACTAATACCCCATTCACCGATAAAACAAAGGATATCATAAGTATAATCGATAAGACCCCATTGATTGATGACATCATGCTAAAGATCACCCGCTGGTTATCGTTCCATTATTGCTGTGGGTGGGGGGAAGCTATCTCTGCCGTCGTTCCGCCTGTTGTGCGCAGTCGAATAAAAGAAAAATGGAATACATTCGTTAGATATAGTAACCATGCCCCAGCGCTCAACCAAGATGCTCTTTTGCAAATGAAAGCCCGTGCACCAAAACAGGCCAAGGTACTGGAAATCCTTTTAGAACATCCCGATGAAATAAGCGCCAAAGAATTGATCCGTATCAGTGGTTGCAAGATGTCCGGCCTTCGCCAATTGGAGAAAAAAGGTTTTATCATTCTTGAAAACAAACTTCAAGATGCCATAACTACGACCCGCAATGTCGACCAATTGCAGCAACACTTAATCCTTACCCAGGAACAACAAAACGCCTTCGATATTATTTGTAGAAAACTAGCAGAGATTTACCATCTTAACCAAATTCCACTATCTTCGACTACCCCTCTTTCCCCTCCTTCGCAAGGAGGGGACTTCATCGTGAGCGCTCAGTCGGACGATGAAGGGGATGTAAAATTAAAAGCCTTCAATGCTCCTCCTTCACAAGGAAGGGATGAAGGGGAGATAAAATCGAAGGCATACAGTTCCCCTCCTTCAGAAGGAGGGGATCAAGAGGAGGTAAAGACATTAAATCGGGAAAGGGAATCTTTACCATATAATCTTACACAGCTCAAGCCGGGCGTTATATTGCTTCACGGTATTACAGGCAGTGGAAAAACGGAACTCTACCTTCAAACCGTTACTAATGCCCTTGAATACGGTCGCAAGGCCATATACCTTGTCCCTGAAATATCTCTTACACCACAAACGATTCAAAGGATAAAGGCACGGTTCAACAAGGTAGCCGTATTACACAGCAACCTCCTGGGTACCGTTCACCAGTCACAGTGGAATGATATTAAAGAAGGTAAGGTGGATATCGTTATCGGTGCGCGATCCGCCATATTTGCCCCCCTGAAGAACGTTGGGCTGATTATTATCGATGAGGAACATGAAAACACCTATAAACAGGAAAATAATCCACGGTACAATGCCAGGGATATCGCCATTCTCAGGGCAACCTTTGAAAATGCCCTGGTGATTATGGGTACGGCTACACCCTCCCTGGAAAGTTACTATCAGGCATTGAACGGAAATTACGAAAAGATCGTCCTTTCAAAGAGAATTGGCGAGCGGCAACTCCCGCCCGTCGATATTGTAGATATGGGAGAAGAAGTCCGCAAACGCCGGGGATACAACATTATTTCTCAACGGCTTGAATATTATATGAACCAATCCCTTGCCCGAAATGAACAGGTGATCTTGTTTTTGAACCGAAGAGGGTATGCGCCGTATATTCATTGTAAACGGTGTGGGTTTGTATTAAAATGTAATCGATGTGATATCCCCATGACCTTTCATAAAAAATTCAATACTACGTTATGCCATTATTGTTACACGGAAGCCCATCCCCCGGAATCATGTCCGGATTGTCTGGCCAATAGTATTAATTATCGTGGTTTTGGGACAGAAAAAATTGAAGACGAAATTAAGAATAAGTTCCCCAATTATAAAATTATACGGATGGACAGCGATTCCATGCGCGTACGTGATGCCCACGGAAAGGCCTTAACAGCATTTGAACGCGGGGAGTTCCAGATATTGCTTGGCACCCAGATGATCGCAAAAGGGCTGGATTTCCCGAATGTTACCCTGGTCGGGGTAATCTCAGCAGACACGATACTGAACCTGCCAGATTTTCGTGCGAGCGAACGGACATTTCAGCTCATCTCACAAGTTGCAGGCCGTACGGGCAGAGGATCAAAGGGAGGACGGGTAGTAGTACAATCCTTTAACCCCAGACACTACAGCATCACATATGCAGCAGCCCATGATTATGAAGGTTTTGCAAGGAAAGAACTGGAATATAGAAAACAATTGAATTACCCCCCTTGGGGGAAACTGACACGGATTGTCTTTCGCGGCCCAAAGGAAGACAAAACCAAAGAAAAATCCGCGCTTGTTGCGGATAAGCTAAAAGAGATTGCCATAACACAGGGGAACCGTCTGGAAATACTCGGACCGTCACCCGCCCCCATGACGAAAATCAACAACCTGTTCCGATGGCATATTCTATTAAAGGCACAAAGCCATACAAGTATTCACAATGCCCTTCAAGACGTTGCAGACATGCTAAAACCGTCAAAAAACGTGCAAACGATGGTTGATGTTGACCCTTATATGATGTTGTGAAAACGGGTTTTTTGACCATTTTTGTAAGTGGCCGGAAGTGTGTCCTTTACGGCTGTAATGTTTTGTAGTAAAATAACTTGCGATGCATATTTATTTCCTGACTATTCCTGTGGCTTTCTGTTCATTCCAATGGATTTGACTACGTTTTGACTACAGTAAATTTTTTCTTTATTAATATAACCTTATGTGTTATATTGTTCATGTGTTTAAGTAAGTCTTTGCTATCATAAAAGACCGTGATTAAATCCTTCAAAGATAAAGATACCGAGAAATTGTATGTAACGGGTAAAAGCAGAAAGTTTGCTCCTTCTGTATGTAAAATGGGGTTACGGAAATTAGATTATCTGAACGCAGCGCATACCTTGAATGATTTAAAAGTGCCACCAGAAAACAAGCTGGAAGCATTAAAAGGCAATTATGAAGGGAAACACAGTATAAGGATTAATGACCAATACCGTATCGTATTTAGGTTTGAAGGATCGCACGCTTATGATGTGGAAATTACAGACTATCATTAGAAGAAAGGTGGGAATGTGCTTACGCTAAAAAGAAAGCCAACGCATCCTGGTGAAATCTTAAAAAAGGATTTTTTGGAACCTTTAGGAATGACTCAATCACAACTGGCAAAAGAAATCCATACTACATTTAGAACAATAAATGAAATCGTGAACGAGAAAAGGAATATCAGTCCTGAAATGGCCGTCAGATTATCAAGGTATTTTGAAACATCGGCTGAACTCTGGTTAAATCTTCAAAGCCAGTACGATCTTTATGTTGTAACAGAAAAAAGGGGCGACAATCTGAAAGATATAAAACCCTTTAGAAAAAAGCCTGTTAAGTCAGGAGAGGTGGAGAAGGTTTAAGAAAATTTGTATTCTCAGAAGCTATAAAATGGCCTTAAAAACGCATCCGAAGGGTTTATAAAAAGGGTCAACATCTTTCACTGGCTTAATTTTTCTTGACAATTTATCTTGCCATACTACAATGCTGTTTACTTTTAAAATTGCCACCTTTTAGGAAAATACAAGAGTACGAATATGAAAAATCCATGCAGGGCAGATGTTTGTTATTCTTTAAAATCGGTTTGCAATGGTTTAACTTTTTCTCTGTGTATTTTTTTAATTACCTGTTACGGATGCGGTAAGGAAGAGGATGTGGTTGAAAAACATTTGGAATTTAAAGAAATTATTTCAACGCCCGTTGAAGATCAGCAGTTGCCACCGGTAGTCAGGGAAGAAACTCCCATCGGTGAGGTTGTTCGGTCTCCGTTGGTTGTACAAACTCCTCAAATTGTTAAAACTCCACCTGCTCCGTTGCCAGTTGAAGAGTCGTTTACGGCTCAGGACCTTTATAACGAAGGTTTAAATCTCTTCAATCAGGGTCGTTTAGAAGAGGCTATTGAGGCCTTTAACAAGGCAACAGGGATAGATGCCACGATGGTCGATGCATATAAAAAGAAGGCTTTGGCTTATAACAAACTTGGCATGACGAATGAGGCAATCATTTCTTTTAAAAAAGTGGTTGAGTTAGATCCCAAAGATTCAGAAGCATACCTCCATCTGGGAAATTTTTATGTTAAGAGGGGGATGGCTGATAATGCTATCATTTCGCTTGAAAGATATGTAACATTGAGTCCCAATAATGCCAGGGTTTATTATAATCTGGGTTGTCTTTATGGTGAAAAGAAACTTTTTGATAAGGCAGCAGCGGCATATCAACAAGCATTAAAAATCAATCCGAACTATGAAGATGCTTATTATAATCTCGGGGTTATTTACAATGATAAAGAGATGTTTGGTGAGGCCATTGAGGTTTTTAAGAAGATCTTAATCGTAAATCCAAATAATCATGAATCACGGTATAATCTAGCGTTCGCTTACAATAAAAAGGGATTATATAACGATGCAGTAGCCACGTGCGAAAAAATGCTGGAGCTGGATCCCGGGAATGCCAATGCACACCTTCTGCTGGGTGATACTTACAATAAGCTGGGCAAATTGAAAGAGGCTCAGGAAGAATATGATATTTACAAGAAGTTAATATTTATTAAATGAAGCCAATCTTGAATTCAATCGTGAAAACTGTATTTACAGCCCTCTACCTGTTGCTGCTATCAAATATCGTATATCCTGTTTTTACCGTTCAGTCCCAGGATATCCATCCAAACGGGACAAGTACTATCGCACAGGCGCAATCCACTCAGGTCCCTCCTCCCGAGCTTCCACCAACACCGCGGTCAAAACTTGAAATCATCCAATACATTCTTTTACCCTTTGCCATTGGCGCATCCATCTGGTTAATACTGCGCTTAGAAAAGATGGAGAGGGAGCAAACGAAGGGAAACGAAGGGCAATAAGTCTTTCTGTTGTCCCTTGTCCCTATTGATGTTAAAGAAATTCAAAGCCGATCAGTCCTTGGTATGTTTATTCGCAGCGTGCCGCATCATGCGCAAGCCGTGATGACCCTGACCATAATAATCGGCCAGATATCCCTGATCCGTGAAGCCAAATTTACGATAAAGGTTTATAGCTTCCTGGTTATTGACACGGACTTCGAGGAAAATCCGCTGGGCACCACGCATGGCGAGCGAATGGAGAATACAATCAATTAGTCTCTGCCCGATGCGCTTGCCCTGCGCAGCAGGATGCACGGCTATCGCATATAATCGACCGGAATAGCACTGCCGGTGGCGGTGTACTAACCCCGCAGACCACCCCAGTACCCGGTCTTTGCTCTCTGCAACCACCACAATTGCACGAGGATTTGCGATCAATCCCCGCAATTGCCTGCGGTTGAACATCTCTTCTATACGGGAAAAGCAGGCAATTTCCAATTCGAGTATTGCTGCAACATCCCGTGCTACTGCGGTGCGAAGATGTATGGCAGAACGGCAATGGGAAGTGAGTGTGGACATAATCCTGATCACAGATTCTGCAAACGTTTAACTTGTCGACTGCGCTTAAGGATGTGTTTTTGCCTAATCGTTTTTATACCTCTTTTGCATTAATCCATTTCATCATCTTTCTCAGCTCCCTGCCAACTTTTTCAATGAGGTGTCCTCTGTCCTTTTTCTCTAAAGCGTTGAAGACAGGTCTCCCGGCCTGGTTTTCTAATATCCACTCTTTGGCAAACTTTCCGCTCTGTATCTCTGACAATATCCGCTTCATCTCCTTTTTTGTTTCTTCCGTAATAATACGCGGACCACGGGTCAGGTCTCCGTATTCGGCGGTATTGCTAATTGAATACCGCATATAACTGAGACCACCCTGATAGAAAAGATCTACAATCAGCTTGAGTTCGTGCATACATTCAAAATAGGCAAGCTCAGGTTGGTATCCAGCCTCTACCAGCGTCTCAAACCCTGCCTTGACGAGTGCCGCTGCCCCACCGCAGAGTACTGCCTGCTCCCCAAAGAGGTCTGTTTCCGTTTCTTCGGCAAAGGAGGTTTCCATTACACCAGCCCGTGTACCACCAATTCCGTATGCATAGGCCATGGCCTTTTCCCTGGCCTTTCCTGTAGCATCCTGGTGAATAGCCATAAGACAAGGGACACCGCCTCCCTTTTCGTATTCACTGCGGACAAGATGTCCTGGTCCTTTGGGTGCAACCATAATGACATCGATATTATTCGGAGGTACGATTTGTCCGAAATGTATATTGAACCCATGGGAAAAACACAGCGTTTTTCCTTCTTTTAAATAGGGTTTAATTTGTGATTCGTATACCGCCTTCTGTGTTTCGTCAGGCATGAGTATTTGAATAAAATCTCCCTGCTGTGCCGCCTCATCCACGGAAACTGGCTTGAATCCGTGTTTGGTGGCCAACTGATAATTTGGTGTGCCTGTTCTTGTAGATACAATCACATCCATACCCGATTCTTTGAGGTTTTGTGCCTGCGCATGTCCCTGGCTGCCGTATCCAATCACGGCAATTTTTTTTCCTTTCAGGACATTGATATCTGCATCTTTTTCATAATAAATTTTTAACATGTCCCTTCCCTTTTTTCCCCTTTCATAAATTTTATTTTGCACCACGACCTATAGCGATACTGCCTGTCCTTACCAATTCTTTGATTCCATAAGGCCTTAATAAATTCACCATTGCTTCAAGTTTGTCTTCGAAACCGGAAATCTCAATAACGAGATCTTTCGGGCTTACATCAACGATCTTCCCCCTGAAAATTTCTACAATTTCAATAATTTCTCCGCGTTTTCCGGCCGGTACGTTGATCTTGAGCAGCATTAAGTCCCGTTCGACAAATTCTTCACTGGTGAAGTCGATTACTTTGATTACATCAATAATCTTTCCTAGTTGTTTTCTGACCTGTTCCACGATGGCATCATCGCCCCTGACGACAATGGTCATCCGTGAGAAGGCTGGATTTTCCGTTTCACCAACGGCGAGACTGTCGATATTGAATCCTCTTCCGCTGATTAAACCGGTAATATGGGCTAAAACGCCAACCTTATTTTCTACAAGAAGAGAAATGACGTGTCGCATAATTTATTGTACCATCCCTGAAAACCCGAAAAAGGCAAGGGCCATGAGTCCAGTACAAATAAAGGCAATCGGAATGCCACGTAAGGATTGGGGAATGTTGACCAGAGCCAAACGCTCCCGGATTCCTGACATCAGGAGCATGGCTACAGTAAAACCGATCCCTGCGCCAAATCCCTGAACGGTAGCCTGTATAAATCCCAGGTGTTTTGGAGAATCAGTTGTGTTTAAAAGCGCCACACCCAATACGGCACAATTGGTTGTGATCAGGGGCAGATAAATACCAAGACTTTCATACAAGGTAGGCACCATCTTTCTAAGCATCATTTCGACCAGTTGTACCAACGTCGCAATAACAAGGATATAGCTAATCGTTTTTAGTACTTCAATAAGCCCCAATTCTCGTACGGAGGGAAAGACCATTGCGATAATATTTGCATCGCCTGGCAGTAAGATGTAATTATACACGATCCATGTAATTGCTGAGGAAAGGGTCATAACAAATGTTACCGCTACACCCATACCCATTGCGGACGATGTCTTTTGGGAAACGCCCAGGAATGGGCAAAGTCCTAAGAATTTTGCGAGGACAAAGTTGTTGACAAAGACAACACTTACGATAATTACTGCAATTTCCTTAATCATGTTTCATATATGCTTTCGTAATTTTCTCACTCTTTCTGAGTTTTCTCCAGTTAAAAAAACCCAGTAAGAGTCCCAGTACAATAAACGCCCCCGGTGCCATGATCATTACCGGGGCAGGCTGATACGATTCAGATACTTTCAGACCAAAAATGGTCCCCGCCCCGAGTGCTTCACGTATAACAGAAACAAGACAGAGCGAGAGCGTCCACCCCAACCCCAATCCTGCCCCATCCAGAATGGAAACCAAAGGTTTATTTTTGTAAGCAAATGATTCCGCACGGTACATAATGATACAGTTAACCACAATGAGCGGAATGAATATGCCCAGTGATGCATTCAATTCTGGCGGCAGATATGCCTTCATGAGCAACTCAACCATGGTTACAAATGCGGCGATGATAACGATAAAACACGGTATGCGAATCTCTCGGGGAATGAATGATCTCACGAGGGAAATGATAAGGTTGGAGCAGACAAGCACAAATGTAGCTGCTCCACCCATTGCCAACCCGTTTTTTATAGAGGTTGTGACTGCAAGACTGGGACATAACCCCAACACAAGCACAAATAAGGGATTATATTGAACAATTCCCTTTGTAAATTCTTTCAGATTGCCGTGTTCTGCCATACTATTAGAGTATTACTGTGTAAAAAATTTTTAAAAGGCTAAACGTTTTACGGATAAAAGTCAAGTGGAAATTTTAGCGGAGATATTTGTCAATCTCTTTTTTATCAAAACCGTACAAAACCTTATCGCCAGCAACTACGATGGGCAATTTGTCGAGTGATTCAATATCATCGGTTCCAACAATTTTAATTGCCTCCTTTCTTGCATTTTCATCTTTATCAATATCAAAGGAGACGAAATCCGCCTTCCGTTTGTTTAAATATTCTAACAGTTGATTACACTTTGGGCAAAACGGTGTACAAAACACCTTTAATTTATGAGTAGTCATAATTTTCCCTCACGGATAAGTTGAAGAATCATGTTATGGAAAAAAGATTCAAGCACAAAAGACAAAAACAGTCAATGGAAAAAACCCAGGTGATATTCAATGCGTGTTATTCTTTTGACTTGATTTTTGCCTTCTGCTAAAATCGCCGAATCATTATGGAATAAATATGATTTCAATGACAAGGAGAAAAAGATGGCAAAATTGGAAAGGGCACTCATTAGTGTCTCTGATAAAACGGGGATCGTGGAGTTTGCCCGGGAGTTACAGCATTTAGGGGTAGAAATTATTTCCACAGGCGGTACTTCCAAATTACTCAAAGAAAATGGTATTCGTGTGATTGAAATATCAGAGCATACAGGGTTTCCGGAGATTATGGATGGACGCGTGAAAACCTTGCATCCCAAGGTACACGGGGGATTATTGGCTTTAAGGGATAACGAAATCCACAAAAAACAGATGAAGGAATTGGGAATTAAACCCATTGATATGGTTGTTGTTAATCTGTACCCTTTTGAAAAGACGATCTCTAAAAAAGACGTGAGTATGGAAGAAGCGATTGAAAATATCGATATCGGCGGTCCTTCAATGATCCGCTCTGCTTCGAAAAATTACAAGCATGTGATTGTTGTGGTGAATCCCAAGCGCTACGGGTTTATTATTGAGGAGATTAAGGCCAATCGCAATGATATTTCCGAAAAAATGCGTCTTGAGCTTGCCATTGAGGCATTCAGGACGACTGGTCGTTATGACAGGATTATTGCCAACTATTTCGATAGTCTGGGTACGGAAAAGGAGGGCTATCCAACCCTCCTTTCACTGGACTATATGAAGCGACAGTCCTTACGTTACGGTGAAAACCCCCATCAAACAGCTGCATTTTATGTGGAGGAAAATATTCAGGAACCTTGTGTGTCCAATGCCCAGCAATTGTACGGGAAAGAGCTTTCATATAACAATATTATAGACCTCAATGCTGCTCTTGAATTGGTAAAAGAATTTGAACGGCCTTCTGCCATCGTAATAAAGCATACAAATCCCTGCGGCGCCGCATCGGCGAATACCCTGGCTGAGGCATTTACAAAGGCATACAGTGGTGACCCTGTATCCGCATTTGGCTGTATCCTGGGATTAAATAAGACCGTAGATGTGGCAACGGCAGATGCCATTACCGAACCGGGGCATTTTGTAGAGGCAATCATTGCGCCAGAGTTTGAAGAAAAAGCAGTAGAAATACTTACCACAAAACGCAAGTGGGGGAGCAGTTTGAGACTTTTGAGGACAGGTGCGTTATCAACACAAATGATTGACTCCTGTGCCTATGATATGAAGAGGGTGGTCGGTGGAATACTTTTACAGGGCAGGGATCTATCAGTGTATGATCCTGCAAACCTTAAGGTTGTTACGAAGAAAAAGCCCTCCGAGAAAGAGATGGCCGATCTGCGGTTTGCCTTTATCGTTTGCAAGCATGTAAAATCGAACAGCATTGTGCTCGCCAGGGACGAGGCCGTGGTGGGTGTTGGAGCCGGACAAATGAGCCGTATCGATTCGACAGAAATTTCCATAAAGAAGGCAGGCGATCGGGTGAAAGGTGCCGTAATGGCTTCCGATGCCTTTTTCCCCTTCCGGGACAGTGTGGATGTAGCGGCCAAGGCTGGCGTGATTGCCATTATTCAACCTGGCGGCTCTAACAAGGATGACGAATCAATAGCCGCGGCTGACGAACACGGAATAGTCATGGTATTTACCGGCCAGCGGCATTTTAGGCACTAAATTGGAGGAGGTACGTTGAAAACGTGCTCCTGTGCGCACATATGACAGATTCAAAAGAGAGTATCAATTGAGGAAATCAGAAAAGGGCTTTCTTCTCTGTTTCATGATGAAGGGTTGCGGCTTGTTTTGCTGCAAAAGAATTACCGTCATAAATATTATCGAAGTGGGTGGAAATAATACTGAATTGTTATTTTCTCTCTTTCTATAACTCTCAGATGGAGGATAATAATTATGCTAAGGTGGAGTATAGTAATTGTCGTGCAAACAGTTTTTCTGCAGCTGGTATTTTTTCCCAAAACCCTTCCAGCTTCAAAATTTGATATGCCGGCCAATTTAAAAAATGTCGGGACTCATATACCCATCAACCCAAAGGTTCTGTCTGCAACCGTGCCATACGCCTCTAACCGTCAATACGCAACCATACCAGAGGTTATCCAAAATACCAAAAAACTCCTGGTACCCTTTATCGCCAATAAAGGGCAGACGGATGAAAGGGTGGCATTTTATGCCAATATCTTTTGGGGGAGTGTCTTTGTCACAAAAGACGGGGAGATTGTCTATTCTCTGACAGGAAGTGAAAGTGGAGAGTCGAAAGCTGAAAGGTTAAAGTCCGAAGTTAATGGGCGGCATAGGGAACAAGAATCCAGAAGTCAGAAGACAGAACACAGAAGAGGAACTATTAAATCTTTGCCGGTTCACTCTGCAAAATTGGACCAAAACGTTTTAGCCCAAACCGCAAGTCTGAAACAGTCTGAGAAGGCATCAAGGATATTGGTACCTACAGAGGATATCTCAATAAATCCGCAATACGAAATCTGCAATCGTTCGGCTGAGCGCTCACGACGAAGTCCAAAATCCGGAGCAAGGGGGATTGTCCTTAAAGAGGAGTTTGTGGGCGGAAAGGTGAACGAAATGAAAGGTGAAGCACCGTCCGCGACAAAGGTGAGCTATTTTACGGGAAATGACTCAAAGAAGTGGCAGTACAATATCCCCACGTATGATGTTGTAATGTTTGGAGAAGTATATAAGGGCATGGAACTGAAGCTGAAGTCGTATGGAAATAATGTGGAAAGGCTCTTTACGGTAAGACTAGGTGCAGATCCAGACCAGATAAAGATCATGCTGAGTGGTGCAAATCTCCAGGAATTCCCCCTTAATAAAGGTGGGGACCGGGGGGTGTTAGTAAATGAACATGGAGAGCTTGAAGTAGAAACAGAGCTTGGGATAGTCAAATTTACAAAACCTGTTGCCTATCAGGAGATTGATGGGAAGAGGGTGGAAGTGGAATGTAAATATATGATTGCGGATTGTGGAATGCAGAATAACACACCCCTTACCCCTATCGAGAGGGGAATGTGTGAAAGTCCACTCCTGAGAGGGGATTCAAGGTTGGGTAAAG
This sequence is a window from Candidatus Brocadia sp.. Protein-coding genes within it:
- the priA gene encoding primosomal protein N' — encoded protein: MSISLLSQNSPPTCPTDVAPGNQTTPVNQPSQKLYAEVVVNIPLNKVFHYSVPPHLRETLTVGMRVRIPFGNKIMTGFCVGFTNTPFTDKTKDIISIIDKTPLIDDIMLKITRWLSFHYCCGWGEAISAVVPPVVRSRIKEKWNTFVRYSNHAPALNQDALLQMKARAPKQAKVLEILLEHPDEISAKELIRISGCKMSGLRQLEKKGFIILENKLQDAITTTRNVDQLQQHLILTQEQQNAFDIICRKLAEIYHLNQIPLSSTTPLSPPSQGGDFIVSAQSDDEGDVKLKAFNAPPSQGRDEGEIKSKAYSSPPSEGGDQEEVKTLNRERESLPYNLTQLKPGVILLHGITGSGKTELYLQTVTNALEYGRKAIYLVPEISLTPQTIQRIKARFNKVAVLHSNLLGTVHQSQWNDIKEGKVDIVIGARSAIFAPLKNVGLIIIDEEHENTYKQENNPRYNARDIAILRATFENALVIMGTATPSLESYYQALNGNYEKIVLSKRIGERQLPPVDIVDMGEEVRKRRGYNIISQRLEYYMNQSLARNEQVILFLNRRGYAPYIHCKRCGFVLKCNRCDIPMTFHKKFNTTLCHYCYTEAHPPESCPDCLANSINYRGFGTEKIEDEIKNKFPNYKIIRMDSDSMRVRDAHGKALTAFERGEFQILLGTQMIAKGLDFPNVTLVGVISADTILNLPDFRASERTFQLISQVAGRTGRGSKGGRVVVQSFNPRHYSITYAAAHDYEGFARKELEYRKQLNYPPWGKLTRIVFRGPKEDKTKEKSALVADKLKEIAITQGNRLEILGPSPAPMTKINNLFRWHILLKAQSHTSIHNALQDVADMLKPSKNVQTMVDVDPYMML
- a CDS encoding type II toxin-antitoxin system RelE/ParE family toxin; the protein is MIKSFKDKDTEKLYVTGKSRKFAPSVCKMGLRKLDYLNAAHTLNDLKVPPENKLEALKGNYEGKHSIRINDQYRIVFRFEGSHAYDVEITDYH
- the higA gene encoding addiction module antidote protein, HigA family, yielding MLTLKRKPTHPGEILKKDFLEPLGMTQSQLAKEIHTTFRTINEIVNEKRNISPEMAVRLSRYFETSAELWLNLQSQYDLYVVTEKRGDNLKDIKPFRKKPVKSGEVEKV
- a CDS encoding tetratricopeptide repeat protein, encoding MKNPCRADVCYSLKSVCNGLTFSLCIFLITCYGCGKEEDVVEKHLEFKEIISTPVEDQQLPPVVREETPIGEVVRSPLVVQTPQIVKTPPAPLPVEESFTAQDLYNEGLNLFNQGRLEEAIEAFNKATGIDATMVDAYKKKALAYNKLGMTNEAIISFKKVVELDPKDSEAYLHLGNFYVKRGMADNAIISLERYVTLSPNNARVYYNLGCLYGEKKLFDKAAAAYQQALKINPNYEDAYYNLGVIYNDKEMFGEAIEVFKKILIVNPNNHESRYNLAFAYNKKGLYNDAVATCEKMLELDPGNANAHLLLGDTYNKLGKLKEAQEEYDIYKKLIFIK
- a CDS encoding N-acetyltransferase — its product is MIRIMSTLTSHCRSAIHLRTAVARDVAAILELEIACFSRIEEMFNRRQLRGLIANPRAIVVVAESKDRVLGWSAGLVHRHRQCYSGRLYAIAVHPAAQGKRIGQRLIDCILHSLAMRGAQRIFLEVRVNNQEAINLYRKFGFTDQGYLADYYGQGHHGLRMMRHAANKHTKD
- the ilvC gene encoding ketol-acid reductoisomerase, which gives rise to MLKIYYEKDADINVLKGKKIAVIGYGSQGHAQAQNLKESGMDVIVSTRTGTPNYQLATKHGFKPVSVDEAAQQGDFIQILMPDETQKAVYESQIKPYLKEGKTLCFSHGFNIHFGQIVPPNNIDVIMVAPKGPGHLVRSEYEKGGGVPCLMAIHQDATGKAREKAMAYAYGIGGTRAGVMETSFAEETETDLFGEQAVLCGGAAALVKAGFETLVEAGYQPELAYFECMHELKLIVDLFYQGGLSYMRYSISNTAEYGDLTRGPRIITEETKKEMKRILSEIQSGKFAKEWILENQAGRPVFNALEKKDRGHLIEKVGRELRKMMKWINAKEV
- the ilvN gene encoding acetolactate synthase small subunit, producing MRHVISLLVENKVGVLAHITGLISGRGFNIDSLAVGETENPAFSRMTIVVRGDDAIVEQVRKQLGKIIDVIKVIDFTSEEFVERDLMLLKINVPAGKRGEIIEIVEIFRGKIVDVSPKDLVIEISGFEDKLEAMVNLLRPYGIKELVRTGSIAIGRGAK
- a CDS encoding RnfABCDGE type electron transport complex subunit A — encoded protein: MIKEIAVIIVSVVFVNNFVLAKFLGLCPFLGVSQKTSSAMGMGVAVTFVMTLSSAITWIVYNYILLPGDANIIAMVFPSVRELGLIEVLKTISYILVIATLVQLVEMMLRKMVPTLYESLGIYLPLITTNCAVLGVALLNTTDSPKHLGFIQATVQGFGAGIGFTVAMLLMSGIRERLALVNIPQSLRGIPIAFICTGLMALAFFGFSGMVQ
- a CDS encoding electron transport complex subunit E translates to MAEHGNLKEFTKGIVQYNPLFVLVLGLCPSLAVTTSIKNGLAMGGAATFVLVCSNLIISLVRSFIPREIRIPCFIVIIAAFVTMVELLMKAYLPPELNASLGIFIPLIVVNCIIMYRAESFAYKNKPLVSILDGAGLGLGWTLSLCLVSVIREALGAGTIFGLKVSESYQPAPVMIMAPGAFIVLGLLLGFFNWRKLRKSEKITKAYMKHD
- a CDS encoding glutaredoxin family protein, producing the protein MTTHKLKVFCTPFCPKCNQLLEYLNKRKADFVSFDIDKDENARKEAIKIVGTDDIESLDKLPIVVAGDKVLYGFDKKEIDKYLR
- the purH gene encoding bifunctional phosphoribosylaminoimidazolecarboxamide formyltransferase/IMP cyclohydrolase; this encodes MAKLERALISVSDKTGIVEFARELQHLGVEIISTGGTSKLLKENGIRVIEISEHTGFPEIMDGRVKTLHPKVHGGLLALRDNEIHKKQMKELGIKPIDMVVVNLYPFEKTISKKDVSMEEAIENIDIGGPSMIRSASKNYKHVIVVVNPKRYGFIIEEIKANRNDISEKMRLELAIEAFRTTGRYDRIIANYFDSLGTEKEGYPTLLSLDYMKRQSLRYGENPHQTAAFYVEENIQEPCVSNAQQLYGKELSYNNIIDLNAALELVKEFERPSAIVIKHTNPCGAASANTLAEAFTKAYSGDPVSAFGCILGLNKTVDVATADAITEPGHFVEAIIAPEFEEKAVEILTTKRKWGSSLRLLRTGALSTQMIDSCAYDMKRVVGGILLQGRDLSVYDPANLKVVTKKKPSEKEMADLRFAFIVCKHVKSNSIVLARDEAVVGVGAGQMSRIDSTEISIKKAGDRVKGAVMASDAFFPFRDSVDVAAKAGVIAIIQPGGSNKDDESIAAADEHGIVMVFTGQRHFRH